The Theobroma cacao cultivar B97-61/B2 chromosome 1, Criollo_cocoa_genome_V2, whole genome shotgun sequence genome contains the following window.
GCAGTCGCTTGAAAAATTAGTAAACAAGGAATTTAGAATATATTCGTAAAGTAAAATATGCTATTAATTGGCTTATTTGGGAAATTAGTACCATGTTCTTCTTATGAAATTTAACTGGGGCAGCATAGATATTATCAAAACGTCCTGAAATTTTGATTAGATTTATTGGGTCAGATGCCCCCTAATAAATCCACCCATGAACCTGTGTTTAGCTGGTGTTGATTTGCTATGTTTAACCTAAACATTAATCTACGTTCTAACAACCATTTTGCTTTTTGTTCTGAAATGAAAGTGTTATCTGGTTACCAAGCCTGTATCAGTTTTACTTGAAAATGTCCTTTGCCCAACTGTGCGTTATATCAACCATTAAATTACTTGAAATATAAGGAGGAGGGTTTCAGAGGGGCAGTGGGTCTTCTTCCTTGTTATTCATAACTAAATCGCTAAAAGGTTTCCTAGTTTTATTCAAACTGTGTCTTTCTCAATGGGCCTCCCGGAGGCTGCCTTAGCCCCACTTCTCCTTGACCAATTTCAAGCTTCCTTTTCCTTAACAGCTCTATCCTACTCAGCTATTAAAAAAATGGGGAATATATTTCCATATTGATTTTGGATGGAGTTGATGATGCTCTGCATTAATCAATCTTGATCTTGCAAGCTTTACATGAATCTAGAGCACTTTAATCTACATGCTAAACTTTGGCTGCATATTTGCTCTCTTTCTTGGAGTTCCTTCCCGATTAGGTCTGTGAcagttgaaaaaaataatgattggGAACAACATATATGCTGtaagaaaatcattttatctttttaaaaaaatgatgcaattgttttgcatataaaaaaaattgtaagaCAGATGAAGGCAGAGAGATTTTGTCACATTGAAGTAGTCATATATTTGATGTTGAAAGTTAGCTATAGAACTTCAAAATTCTGAGGTGCTAGTTTTGCACGCATGCAATAAAAGGGGaacaaattgagaaaaaaatgtatTACTATAGGTATGTACACATTTCCTGATTTCAATTTCTAAATGTTAGAATTGGCCTTTTTACAATATATGACAGGCCTGTGATGTTTATGTTCAACTTACCAAAGATACCTATTGAAGATCTAACTGAATCATTGTTTGACTTTATAGATGtttttacttgattttcatggaTTTTTTCCCTGACTTTGGCTACAACATTGCAGTTGATGATGGTACATGTTTCATGAATCATTAACTCATGGATCCTGAAGGCAAGAAATTTGGAAAAGGTACTATATATTTAGAATGTTGGTTTATTATTGTATTTTGTTGTTCTCATTCCATTTGTTTGGTTGAGATAGGGCTTTGGATATGCTATTAGGTTTTTATCTATTGTAATATTCTTCATTGATGGATCATTTTTATCTTGGTGgttgtatttatttttcttctgaAGTTTAGCCTATCATATTGCCATACTGCAACAGATGTTTAAAGTTTGATACTGACAGTCATCCAGTCTTCTACCTGAATGAGCAAACTACAAATTGAAGGAAAGGAATTAAGAATCTCGAATCTTGTAGTTGATCAGTATCCGATCATGTTGAATTCTAATTATTGTAGATAAAAACTACCCTCTATGGTGCTAACAACTAATTGTGCGTGTCTTAGCCATAGTGGtgtggaaaaagaaaacaataaatagAAAACTAAAAGGGTAAAAGAAAACCAGAATAGGGACTGAAATAGATGTAAAAGTGAAGTTGGAGCAATGAAACAGGGGTTGAGGGTTGTAGACCTCTAACAATAATATCCAAGTGTTATATGGCTGCCTAATGTGTCTAAAAGACTATTTGTACTAAGGTTACAGCAGCTTTTAATCCTAGCCCTTGGATACACCTGAAGCCAATCGGATCCTAGCTATTCGAACTAATTAACAGATCACGTGGTAGTCACATGACCACTAACTAAATAAAAcagtaaacataaaaaagatCATATCAAGATACCCAATTGAAATAAATTCTAGAATACTCCTGTACCATGTTGGCTCTTTCTCTTTGATGTAGCCGAAAGGTTTAGGACAATTAGTACTCAACAATTAGGGCTAGAATAGGGTTGATTGTGTTGgaacaataaaaagataattgggTTTACAAAGAAACCTCttgaataaatattcaaaataacaaaagatgataataataattttctatCTAAGATCACCTATTTATAATAGCTAagataaatcctaatcaaatagtaattctaatcctaaataaagacttaaagtactaaaattctaataaagaTAGGAAAAAAGAAtctcaaactaaataaataaaataaaatcctaaactaactaaaatactaaataaattttcaatgtgCCTGCATCAGTCCCCTCGGGTCAGAAAAGATTCGACTCCGACGAGTAGGCCTTGACATACTCCTCATAGATGTCGGGATCCACTCGTTTCAATTCTTCTTTTGCAATCCAAGTGCCTTCATTAGTAGGTTTACCAAGCCATTTCACTAAAAATCGTCTATACGGGTTCCCTCGTCTAGATCGAACCTCTTTTACATCTAGCACATCCTCAATAACTTCAACCTTAGCAATTGGAAGGTGCTGAATTTGAGCGTCTATGTTAGATGCAGTTCCATCACATCCATCAAATGGATACAAGtccaaaacattaaaaataggACTGATTTGTAACTCAAGTGGCAACTCAATTAAGTAGGCATTTGAACAGAATTTCTTTAGCACCTTACAAGGTCCAAACATTCTAGACTTGAGCTTGTGATAAGTACCCTTAGGAAATCTTTCTTGCCTCAAGTGCACAAGTGCTTGATCACTTACCTCAAATTCCTGCTTGCGACGATGTTGATTTGCTGTAAATGAATATTCTGCATTGCTGGCCTTTAAAGCAGCCTTTACCTTTTCATGAATTTTCCAAATATGATCAGCAAATAACTCTCCTTCATTACTCACTCTAGCTTCTTGTGGTAGGGGTACTAAATCNNNNNNNNNNNNNNNNNNNNNNNNNNNNNNNNNNNNNNNNNNNNNNNNNNNNNNNNNNNNNNNNNNNNNNNNNNNNNNNNNNNNNNNNNNNNNNNNNNNNNNNNNNNNNNNNNNNNNNNNNNNNNNCATTTTTGAAAACCGATCCACCACCACAAAGATAGAATCAAATCCTTTTGCTGTCTTTGGaagtcccaaaacaaaatccatactCAAATGAATCCAAGGTGCATCTGGCTCAGGTAAAGGAACATATAAACCAGTGTTTTGAGCACTGCCTTTACCAAATAAACAAGCTGGACATCTTTTCACCAACCTCTCCACATCTCGGCGCATTTTTGGCCAATAATAACGATCAGCCACCATTGCCAAAGTCTTGTCTCTCCCAAAATGTCCTCCTAAACCATTCCCATGAAGTTCTCTAATGATTTGCTCCCTTAAAGATCCTTCTGGAATGCACAACTGGTTACCTTTGAATAAATAATCTTCGTGCAACCtataaggtaaattttcagCTTGTAATGAACCCTGCAAATCAGTTATTATCTTGCTGAAATATGAATCAGAACTatactgatttttaagttcttCAAATCCTGTGACTTGAGTGCTCATAACTGATAACATTTTACATCGCCTACTCAAAGCATCAGCCACAGTATTAGACTGCCcagatttatattttaaagagaaattaaattcattgaGAAAAGAACTCCACTTAGCATGTTGATTACTAAGCTTTTTCTGCGAATGCAAATACCTTAAAGCTTGATGGTCAGAATAAACAGCAAACTCACGATAAGCCAAGTAGTGCTGCCAATGACGAATGGCCCTTACCAAAGCATAAAACTCTAAGTCATAAGTTGAATAACGTCGTCTAGAGTCTGTCAACTTTTCACTaaaaaactctataggccttcCATCTTGACTAAGAACTGCTCCAATTCCTACATGTGAAGCATCACACTCAACAACAAATAACTTCTCAAAATCTTGTAGTGCGAGAACTGGGGCTTTAGTCATCAAAGCTTTCACTCTTTCAAAGGCTTTTTGTGCAGAATGTGACCATTCAAATCCATCTTTCTTCAAAGATTCAGTTATAGGACTCATAATATAACTAAAATTTCGAATGAATCTCCTATAAAAAGATGCCAAACCACGAAAACTCCTCACTTCTTTGATAGATGTAGGTGCTGGCCACTCTGAAATTGCACGAATCTTCTCTGGATCTGGTTTCAAACCCTCTGCAGACACAATGAAACCAAGAAATACCACTTCTGGTTGCATAAAACTGCACTTTTTCAAGTTTATATAAAGCTGCTCCTTTTGAAGTACTTCTAAACTTGTCGTAAATGTTTTAAGTGCTTTTTCTTAGTGTGGTTATagatcaaaatatcatcaaagtAAACCACCACAAATGAATTCAAGAAGGGCTTGAGTATCTCTGCCATGACTCTCATGAATGTGCTTGGTGCATTTGAAAGGCCAAATGGCATCACCAACCATTCAAATAATCCATCCGGAGTTTTGAAAGCTGTTTTCCATTCATCTCCATCCCTCATTCTAATTTGATGGTATCCGCTCTTCAAATCGATCTTTGAAAACACTCTTGAACCAACTAATTGATCAAGCATCTCATCTAATCGAGGAATGGGAAAACGATACTtgattgtaattttatttatggcACGGCTGTCCACACACATCCTCCATGAACCATCTTTCTTAGGAGCTAACAAAGCTGGGCAAGCACAAGGACTTTTACTTTCACGCACTAGACCTTTCTCCAACAACTCCTCAACCTGTCTTTGTACCTCAGCTCACTGCATAGGTGGCATTTTATATGCTGGCAGATTTGGTAGTGCTGCTCTTAGTACCAAATCAATTGCATGTTGGATGCTTCGTAAAGGTGGTAGACTTGTCAGCAAATTCTCATTGAACAATTCTCCAAACTCCTTCAATAACTGCTGAATTTCTGTTGGATATTGAGGAGATTTACCCATCTGATCCCTTTTTAAATGCTTAGTTACCAAAGCATACATAATACCCATCTCATTACCTTcagcttcaaaattttcagcagaTAAATACCCAGTGATCTTGCTATCTCGCTGTTTGTAGGGCTTGAAGTTGCTGATTTCTTAGTCTCTTCTTTAAGAGGATATAAAGTGTACCTCTTGTTATCCTTGTAGAAAGAATAGGTATTTGGCTTCGTCTTATGAACCATATCGTGATCATACAATCAAGGTCTATCCACAAGAATATGACCAACATCCATTGGCACATCACATAGGGCCTCATCATCCAAGTTATCTCCTATAGTAAATTTCACAAAACATTGAGCAGTTAATGGTACTTCGTGTCTATTCTTTAGCCACCCACTCTTGTAAGGATAAGGATGTTTGTTTGTAGGAAGCTTTAATTTGTTCACTGCCTcttttgaaataatatttttcatgcttCCTTCATCAATGACAGGATCACACACTTTACCTTCACAAACAACTCATGTGCGAAAAATACTTCGCCTCTTCCAATCTTCTGCTTCCTCATTTACTGTTGTTGTCATTACTCTTCATACCACTAATGACTCACCTTGTGCAGGATAAACATTGATTTCCTCTACCTCCTCATACTCATCATAAACAAGTTCTAACTTTTCCCCTAATTCTGCTAAGTTCACCCTTCGTTGTGGGCAAGCAAAAGAAGTGTGTCCTTTTTTTCCACAAGTAAAACATCGAATATGGGAATTGCTGCCTCGTTTATTTGTAGAAGAACCAAAACTGTTTTGTCCTCCATAAGGCATTATACCCTTGCTTttatcattcttttcaacattAGTTGCACCTCTATTAGTTTTATTGATTGTGGCAGCCCCTCGATAATTTTGTTGGAATGTTGGATAACCTCTTCTTGCTTCAGAATTATTTTGCCAATGGGTGCTATACAAGGGTTTTCTAATACCATAGCATAAAATCCGTTTGTCTGCTGATAGAGCATATTGACGAGCATCTTCAATGTTGTATAAACGAACTACTCTCATCTCGTCTCTAATAGAATGATTTAAACCAGCAAGATAACGAGAAGTAATTTGTTCGTTACTCTCAGCTAACCCAACCCGAATTGATAAGTTATTGAATTCCGATGTATACTCCTCAACAGTCATGTTATTTTGCTTCAAACAATGAaacttttcatataatttcataatataaTCAGCAGGTAAAAATTGCTTTCGTAATTTGCTTTTCATGTGCTCCCAAGTGCTGATTTTAAGCTTACCTTGTCGTGCACGTTGCTCTTCAACTCTCTTCCACCATTGAAGTGCAGTATCCTTTAATTTCAACTTTACAGATAACACTTTTCGATTTTCTGTCATGTTTTCCATTCAaagtaatttttcaaactagCTTCCCAATCCAAATATTCTTCCGcatgaaatttttcatgaaaatcaGTTTCTTCAATTCTGATTTCTCCACCATTTAAATCAAGAGCATGTAATAACCGACCCTCCAATTCAACTCTTGCCGCTTGATTTGCGGGTCCATCTTCATGAAAGGGGTTCTCGttctcaaaatcatcatcatcctcaaTATCTTGAACCTCAAGGGGATTGTGGTCACCTTCCGGATTCTCCATTCGGGCTTCCACAGGTTCCTGACGCTGCAAGGCTTGTACAGCCCGGGTCAAGTCATCAATCATTCTCCGCATCTCTGCCAACTCAACTTGTTGGGGCTGATTGCCTCTACCTCGACCTCTGGCTCGACCAATCATAGTCTCCTAACTCAAATCTTTATAGGATAGTAAGATCGTGTGCTCTGATATCACTTGATGTAGCCGAAAGGTTTAGGGCAATTAGTACTCAACAATTAGGGTTAGAATATGGTTGATTGTGTtggaataataaaaagataattgggTTTACAAAGAAACCTCttgaataaatattcaaaataacaaaagataataataattttctatCTAAGATCacctatttataatagttaagataaatcctaatcaaatagtaATCTTAATCCTAAATAGACTTAAAGTactaaaattctaataaagaTAGGAAAAAAGAAtctcaaactaaataaataaaataaaatcctaaactaactaaaatactaaataaattttcatatgtGCCTGCATCACTCTTCCTCTCTTTTAAGCCCTAATGAATTAGTTACAAGATCTGTCGTAAAATGAGCATTTCCTCCAAACCTTAAATTGCCCAAATGGtttgttttctcttatttGAGATATGCATATCTCTTTCATATTGAGAATTcctaattgaaaaagaaagtctTTCCACCAACTTTAAGTTAAACTAAAATTACTTTTGTAAGGACAGTAactttattctatttataaacctaattgaaaataaacaatttttaatttttttctatttatcaTTCAAAGTTATAAATTCCAATAATGCTTTCAAACATGCATAAAGGGTCAAAATCCTCATGAAGCCACGTTGTAAAGAAATTTGGAAAGAGTTTAACACCTCTATGAGGCATAAAAGCATTTTGGTAAACATAGGTGCATTTGTATTATTTAGCTTAGGCCTTAAGTCTGTTTTCTgtgattttcctttataatCCTTTCCCTTtccatttttccattttcatcTGTTGCTTAGAATATGTCAATTATTCTGATAAAGTATCCTTACCGATAAAGTTTGCAGACTGTATGTTTTCTTCATGAGGAAAATAATTTAAGGATGTTGCTTTGATATCAGTCAGTATCATTATGATATGGCACTCTCATACTGTATTGTATATTGTGTCAGtctaaaatatttgaaattcatgcatGATGGTTGATTAGCTTGGTTATATCATTACATAACTGTCGtatatttatacataaaaCCATCtgtcttatatattttttagctTGAAACCTTTCCTTAGAAAAGAGTACTGAcgtattattaaattaaaaatgttgaaaGATTATAAagtcattttatttattcaacTTACCTCATCAAATAATTACCGAACATCAGCATAAGACCATCCCCTATCTATTACTTGCTAACTAAGTTGCTCAAATGATGCAAAAGTCACACTTGATGCATGTTGCATAACAGTATTACTCATATGACACTAGTTAGATGATTTTGGTTCAGTTTaacatttgaaatttttggatgGAAAATTTCAGTCTGTAAGTCAGTCAGTGACTGTAATTTCATGTAAAGTTATTTGGCACTggatttattattattgttcaTTTTAACTGATGAGAAATTgtttatatgaataaatttatttaggaCCAAGAGAACTTAGTGGTGCTGTTGATCTTATAAGTCACTATAAGTTGTTGCCTCACCATGACTTCTTCTGCAAGAGACCTCTTCCTTTGTCAATTTCAGACACACATTATCTTCATAATGTGGTGGGAGACACTGAAATCAGAAAAGGAGAAGGGATGCAGTTGGACCAGCTTATTCAGAATACATCCCACAACAGAGACACTAATGCCCGCATACAGCCTTTTGACCTTGATATTCTTAAGGAGGCTTTCCAGCTGAGAGAATCCACTCCTGTTGAATTGCCATCGGTAAGAAAACTGCTTAGCATTATTTAAGTTTCTTAAGCTAAAGGGCAGTCCTAGGCATTGTGCCATTGTTTAGTAAATCAGTATTTACTCTTATtgacatttttatttcttctttagtCGTCACCTCGATTGGAGTTCTTAACCATTTGTGTATTTCATAGAGTGAGAAAGGGATTCCTACAATAGCTGGGAAATCAAAGAGTGAAGCCAAAGATAAAGAGAGGAAGCATAAAAAGCACAAAGACAGAGATAAGGAGAAGGATAAAGAGCATAAGAGGCACAAGCACCGTCATAAAGATAAAGATCGAACTAAAGATAAagacaaggaaaaaaagaaggataGGAGTGGGCATCATGATTCTGGTGCTGATCACTCAAAAAAGCACCATGAAAAGGTTGGAAGTTGTTACATCTTGCAGCtattgcttgattattttgGCCCTGAGTATAGTGTAAAGATTGTTATAGTCCTCTCTAGCATGGCTCTGATGCTTTGCGTAAGGACTCAAAAATTTAATCAGCTAATTTGTCCGTTCTTTGTTTAAGAACGACATTATTTCCATTATGCTATGCATGAGGCATTCTCTTTTGACCATAAAAAACAAGCAATTCTGCCAATGCCAGGAATCAAACTACTGTTGTCTGTCTCCCTTCACACGTTTGCCTTTTGATTTGTGATCAGAaagtttatcaaaaaaaaagtCCCCTTGTTTGAAATTCAGTTAC
Protein-coding sequences here:
- the LOC18612581 gene encoding mediator of RNA polymerase II transcription subunit 19a isoform X1 — protein: MDPEGKKFGKGPRELSGAVDLISHYKLLPHHDFFCKRPLPLSISDTHYLHNVVGDTEIRKGEGMQLDQLIQNTSHNRDTNARIQPFDLDILKEAFQLRESTPVELPSSEKGIPTIAGKSKSEAKDKERKHKKHKDRDKEKDKEHKRHKHRHKDKDRTKDKDKEKKKDRSGHHDSGADHSKKHHEKKRKHDGDEDLNDVHRHKKSKQKSSKIDEVGAIKVAG
- the LOC18612581 gene encoding mediator of RNA polymerase II transcription subunit 19a isoform X2: MDPEGKKFGKGPRELSGAVDLISHYKLLPHHDFFCKRPLPLSISDTHYLHNVVGDTEIRKGEGMQLDQLIQNTSHNRDTNARIQPFDLDILKEAFQLRESTPVELPSSEKGIPTIAGKSKSEAKDKERKHKKHKDRDKEKDKEHKRHKHRHKDKDRTKDKDKEKKKDRSGHHDSGADHSKKHHEKKRKHDGDEDLNDVHRHKKTKKLKN